GCCCACTATCACCAGTCTCGCGGCAGCGTGTGTCAGGCGTGCCAGCAGCCCATCGTAGGACGCTGCATCACCGCCATGGGTGCTAAGTTCCACCCGCAGCACCTAGTGTGTCAGTTCTGCCTTAAACCTCTGAGCAAAGGCTGCTTCAAGGAGCAGGACAACAAGCCCTACTGCCACCCGTGTTTCCTCAAGCTCTTCGGCTGAATTCagatcggggggggggggggggggggttgtcgGGGGTTGTCCAGTACATTCACAGTAGGGTGCTTTACAGGATTGATATTGCTATCTtgcatcttttttctttatttaaaaataaataatgtgcaaaagaagacaaaaatgcAATTTTATAACTAAGTcgagtgaaaaagaaaaagacttttTGTAAAATTAGGAAGTGTGCCAAAAACACACTTGTGTAAATCAGGTGACGGTGTTAGCTATGTTTACATGCACACAATAGCCCAATGTTTCTCAACCGCTGGGAGCACATGGACGTTTGTTTAGCAGTTTATGATAAAAGTAATTAGATTGGgatttttgtcaaaaaaaactattttagaaACAAATGACCAACACTTTTGAGTAAAATGTTGATATTTCCAACACGTTGGTCCCATTTTCATTGCCATTGTGCAGTTGTATTAATATCAGGAactatttatttccattttatcaCACCATAAAATTGGACTATTgatgtacatgtaaatgtaactataaacgCTGAAAGACTGTAGGattaaacacccacacacacacacacacacacacacacacacacagagctattATTTAATACCGTGAACATTCCTAACATGTAGCATGGCCTAAGCATGTAAGCATGTGCCGATGTTACATTTTCGCCTCAGGCTAACTGTAGTAacctttattatatacagtatttacaatcATTATTTAAAGAACTAACTGGACCTGAAAGCTATCTGTGTAACATTTCTGACGTTTGTCTATCTGAAATCGGTCATTACTTTCAAACACAACACTGTGACTTTGTAAGCTAACGTTAGCTAGCTGTCAGTGTAAGCTGCAGGAGTGTAACAGGAAACATTTCATCTTACAAATTACgttagatttttaaataaatttagctTTTACAAAGAGAAGGTTTACATTTTATCAGCGGTTATCGGCACATGCCTACATGACAGCCACGTGAACAGCCAAAGCtttcattataattattattttcttttttacatattaaatagATGGATGAAGTAAACACCATGTCGGTTGCAGACAATCACCAGCTGGCTTATTTagctttatagaaaaaaaatattcttatttGCATACATGATTTCCAAAGATCCCTTTTTAACCAACTGTTTGGATTAAATATAAACTTCATTTTGTTTCCTTTAAACAATCTGAGGAATGACTTCAGTTTAATATATTTGCTTTATGCGGCTTATAGTCACTGCTATTGCATATGTGGTTttagattttcttattttaagtctgtcattttttaaacacaagatGAAATATGATATACTGccaaagatttattttaaaagatgtttaCACATTGTTGTTATGCATTCTTCATATAATGAATGATAAGCTGGATTTTTTTGGAATGTGTGTACATTTCTCAGCTGTTCTTGCCAcataatgcaaaagaaaaataaacacttttctttGTACTGGATGAGTCTGTGTAATACTTTTATagcttaataaatgtaaaaaaaaccttCCAAATTCACTCTGTTCCCAGTTTAACTGTTTGTGCATAAGCTCAGCTCTGTGCTTATCGTGAAAATAGTGAAATATGTACAGTGAATAAGACATAGTGTTAGACTAAGTGTTGCTTTTGCAAGGCTTAGTCTAACACtgctcaaaaataaaaatgcatactCTAATATGATCTCCAGGATGTTTCTTCCTTAAAGATGATGGGTCaccctttcaggttttaataacgtGTTACAATTCTTAACCCAATgttagtagtttcagcaatctccttagttgttttctttgtttgatgcatgacaataatttgactcttttAAAATGGAGTAACATTGTATATACCTTTGCTTCTATGGAAGCCTTGTCTGTGCGTCTTGACAGGGAGGCTTCAAACTGTGGACTTTTATGTCAGGTACTACTGATTTATCATCTATACTGTTTCATCCTGAGGATGATTTAGGggatgaggcagggtacaccctggacggggcgccaatccattacaggacacacacacatttgggaaCGGTAACTAGTCTGCTTGTCTTTAGAATCTGGGAtgaaacctgagtacccagaggaaacccaccaagcatgaggagaacatacaaactccacgcacacagaccctgaggtggtaATCGAACCAGgatcctggagatgcaaggtgacAGGGCTAACGTGACCATTCTGACACAAACGTTATACCAGAATATTGGAAAGATGTCTTAACaatgtagaactctcaaaatgagcctattatttatttatttatttatttatgtattgctTATAGAAACAACCAGAAACAATAGAAACACATAGTCATGTGTATGTGCTACTTCTTTGCACATGTTatccattttcttttgttttttgctcaGTACTTTTTCTATAGTtggttgaaataaaacaaaattcagttcatcatattgcctattttgagctgaaaaacaaagaatataTATCACTATGCTGCACAATCTTGAGTCCTATatatgttcatttaaaaaagggCTAAATGCTGAGCTTTAATGTGTAACTGTTTTAAATGTagcctgttttatttttcatcatcCTGAATtgtatcatatatatatttaaaaaaaacgaaatTCCTTTGATCACTTTAGTCACAGTATAAAGCGCGCGTGAGCCCGTGCTCGAGCACAGGTATTTCAGGGGAGGTGAGCTGCgctaagccccgccccctccaGGTGTGCGCATTTATAAGGCGTTAATGAGCTCTCCGACATGTCGGATAGGGAGCCGTAGTTGTGGTCGGAGAGTTTAGCAGCGATACTTCACACGCTTAAGTCAAATGAGTGACTCTGAGAACCCGGTAAGATGCTTTTGGATTATTTACACAAGATTAATTGGTCTTATTGATCACTTCCGGTCTGGTTCGAGTCAATCAGAAATGACCGCTTGGAGAAAGTTGATGAATAAATGAGGACGGATCCGACATATGACGCGTGTTTCATTAATAACTGTTTGGACATGGGAATAAAATACTTGAAATACCAACATGAAAAGCAACATTTAAACGTTTGTAAAGTGTTTGGTCAATTCACActaataaacagctaaaatgtacaataaataaataaataaaataattaccttACAAGAGAACTTTCCTTACAGTCTATATATTAAATGTGTGCCATGTTTGAGAAAatccatgttttatattttgatgGCCAATTAGACCGAACAATGTGGCACAAAAAGCTTGATGGCAACTTCATAAAAGCTAACATCCTGATAGACAATTAATTATGTTGTCTAATGGTGTATTTAATCAAGGGGGGGAAAAATCAAGTCCTGGCTAATTCATGATGTTTAGCTTCTACTACTGGACATGAACATTTATCCTCCCCATGGATAATGGGTTAAAACTAATTTTCACCTCAAACCTATGTAGAACCAGAACAATCTATTCCATCTTATTAATTGATTAGTTTAATGAGGAAGCAAGGCTCAAATTTTATCGAGCATCGCGGTGAAATTGAATAGTTTCTACCATGGAATTAGGTAAggcttgagttttttttttttttgcggtttTGTTCCTTACAGGAGGAGAAGGGTGACTCTGTTCCTGAGGCTAAATGGCCTGAAAACGGAGATcagtggagtgatggagaagaATCTGGACTCATTCAAGAAATGGTGGAGGAGGACGAGGATATTGACCTGTACAATGAAGAGACCTTCGGATTAGGTCCGGTGACATCTTTTCTTAGCAGCTGCTTGAAGCTTTAACACCTTTTATTGGATGTTCTATTGTTTCTTAACTGAAGTGGCTACCTAACCTTTGTGTCTTTAGTGAGACGTTTTTGTTGGATTAGGTCAGGACCGGTGACAAAAGCAATATTAAAGACATGTGATCATCACTTTAAGCCCATTCTGATACCGTGTGTTGTGTAGCCACCATGATGCACAATTTTTGGTGTTTGGTCAGTGGTGCCTTCATAAAAGTGTAAGTTTTACCCATCTAAACTTTGGTACAGACATAAATGCTGAAGATCTGGACGCAGATCCTGTCGATCTCCTATTACTGGAAGGAAACCAGCCCTCCTCACACCATCCTCCATCACCACCGGAAGCCTCTCCTCCCAGACCTAAAGTTGAAATCAAGCCCCAGGCTCCTGCAAGCCTGAGTGAAAAGTTCCGCAGCCGGAGGGAGCGAGTCGGCAAGGGGCAGCTGCTGGATGACCCGGCTGTGATGAGGACTGTGGAAGGTCCACCCAGTCTCAAGGTTTGGCTTGGTTCTGGTCAGTTTTCCATAATGATAACCCACTCAAAATGGTGGGATACTACTTGGGAGGGCGGGCGGATATTATCTTGGCATAACGCGCAAAATTGATTTGTGCTGTAACTGTGTTGATTCAGAGTTTGGACAGCGCTATTGTGGACTGTGGACGCAGTTCAGGCTGGGGGGATCTTAATGCGAACACGGTCagcttctttaaataaaaataaataaaaatttgtgttCATGCTTAAACCCCCATCCATTTGCATGTTCACCTCTACAGTTTATATGCACTTgtgatttgattgtttttacacAGTGGATGATGTCACCTTACGGCCCAACGAGACAAGCGCCCCTCTTACAGGTTGTATGCCAAGTGTTATCTATGCCTAAGGCCATACATTTGTCACTTCCCATACCCTTAATCACTTTCTTATCACCGAGTAGGACAAAGCCATTGTGCGAGTGATCGACCGGTCATCTCGTGGCAGGATGCCGTTCGCCTCGCCTACCTTGCGCTCCCCGCTGCCGAGGACTCTCCCTCAGCAATCGCCCATGTGTCCGCTGATAACTAGATCTCCGTTACGTCCTCAAAGTCCATTTTCAATTAAACAGCACTACAACCAGGTGACTTGAGATTACAATCCAAGTGTGATGTACTTACTTTAGCGTATTGCTATAATCTTTATTAAAATCTGCATCTCAAATGTTTTATGAGCAAGGAAATGGTAAGAATGCAATTTTCACTTTTAAggcattaaattattattattattttttaatttttttatgaaacttatttttttgttcattagcCAGGTATTTATCTCTCACCTTCCACACCACGCTTCCATTCTCCCAAAATGATGCCTCTCCAGTTTGGACCGAACTCGCCCCGGCCCGGCCCCTGCTTCAGCCCTTTGCCCGGTTCCCTCCCTCAGAGGTTCAGGTTGGCTGTTTTAAACAAGTTCTTGTTGATGTAGACATTTTTGCCTCTTGGATTTAATGCCTCCACTATATTAAGTGAAGAAATCTGACGTTTGATCTTTTGACATTTAGGTTCCCAGTCCTGGCGACTCAACTCcatccacagcacaagagaCTGCTGAGCCAGCGTCCGCAAGGCTTTCGGAGGCAGGGTTTACACTTGAACTTAATACAGAATTGTTAATTGTGATGCATTGATAACAGTTCCTGTTTCACCCGACTTTTATGTAGTCTTATTACATTTCATCGTTTATAAATAGAAAGCCAAAGGATTGGGACCAATATGCTGAGATAATGTCGGCCAAAGAGAAGGAGTGGATCATTAAGTTGCAGATGATCCAACTACAAAGCGAAAACCCACATCAGGATGATTATTACTACCAGGTTATTTACACTAATGACTTGTACTACAGTGTATACATTgtattcaacaaaaaaaatctaatgtccAGTTAGATCTTTAGGTTAAATTGagtttatattttcttattttggtCATATTTCGAGTGTGGATATTAAAGTGTAAAGGGTGTGTGGGTGTCTCTTAGGAATACTATCGAAGACTGGAGACCAAATTAGCTGAGGAAGAAATGCTGGGTGACCGCTCCAAGAGGGAACCACCAAAACTCACCACACCATACGTCACTAAAACTGTTTCCTATACCCCGGGTATGAACTTGTCCTTACTCACTATTCAGCAAGTTGATGCAAGAAACCAAAATGGTGAGACTAAACTATAGATCTGTATAGTTTATagatttttacatgttttagtGGTTCATATCGAGGGCTCGCTGGGTCAAGTCGCAGTTTCTACGTGTTACTCGCCACGCCGAGCCATCGACGCGGTCCATGGTCACACTGTGGAGGTAACCTGAGACCTTgatgaaaatattatatattacgatataatacaataaattaatataataaatttaaataaaaacattaaatattgctattttatgactttattgcagtgtaaatatttaatgaatatggtataatataatacaattaattaatctcagtataaatataaCTTGTgtattcaatataaaaaaaaaattaatgcataaaaggaaaaacttatataaattttttttttttttttttttttttcttgacacaATTTTTTGCTATAATTTACCAGGAACAGAAAGACATCAGACAGCAAAGACTTGAGGTGCTGAGCACGATTGAGAAGGTGAGCAGTAATTTTGTCGATCGAACAATGTCTGGCCGAATGTGCAGCCCTGCCAGATCACTTCTTTGCTTCAATTTGTTTGTGTTGATTTGGTTTAAAAAGCCCTAAGCAGGGCTGATTGGTTCAGGACTTTGTTCAGGCGTATTTTTTCATTGGGACGTATAATTCTTTGACTACTTTCAGTGCTATATCATTTTGTTGGGGGTGGAGGAAGCCGAGAGAGCGAAGGCCAGTGTATCGGATGAGGAGGAGCGGCAGAGAAGGCTAAAGACCATTCAGAGAGGAGTGGAGCAGATCAGCAGCCAGCTGTGCAACCCAGGCTCTCTGTAGGACATTCTGTAGTGCTTGGATCTGTGAAAGTTTTCTGCACACtcatgattgattttttttttttttctttttcttttaaagggaGTCTGCAGAAGAGTTCCTACCATGCATCTTGGTtgcaaaagggaaaaaactgCTGTCCAGACTCCTCCCATTTTTATCCAGTGATGCATCTCTGCAGGTTTTGAGAGCAATCACAACACACCTGCCGGTGCTGATAAGCCGAGATGCAGATGAGGTCTCTGATTTATCAAACCATTTCCCCTCCTTCCTCTTTATTAATGCTGCTTGTTCCATGATTGACTAGagcattcaattcaattttatttatatagcgcttttaacaatggtcattgtcccaaagcagcttcacaaaaaaaattaaagattttttttttttttttttttagaaaagaaaatatttggaagtgtgtatgtgtgagaaaaatgtgtctagataataatgaaatgaatgaatgatgaatgaaatgtctctgatgagcaagccaagggtgacggcgacagtggcaaggaaaaactccctgagatggcaataggaagaaaccttgagaggaaccagactcaacagggaacccatcttcatctgggtgataacagatagaaataacatcaagtgtgttgtgcaggtgaaagttcaatataacagaagttgtgtagattcagttcagcagtaggtgcagagggcagatggggtcagatcactggaagcacaggagcaggatgtgtagctccagccatcataaagcagaatctagttGGATGGGtagtaaaatacagaaaagatggagagaattagcgtagttgccattcaggataggtgtactggagtatgaggtcatgggatgagttacgcgtatgccagattaaagagatgcgtcttgagtctacttttgaattgggaaaccgtgtctgctccccgaacagtgtctggaaggctattccaaagctttggagccaaatatgaaaatgccctgcccccttttgtagattttaaaattctgggaattaccagaagtccggagttttgtgatcttaagggacgtggtggattatagcgtatcaaaagactggttaggtatgtgggagctaaaccatttaaagccttgtatgtaagtagtactattttgtaattaattctaaattgaacaggtagccagtgcagggatgataatataggtgttatatgatcatattttctggatctagtgagaaccctggcggctgcattttggactaactgtagcatCTTCacttgttctttgtttttaactGGAGTGTGCCAGAGTAGCTGACACTCCATTATGTTTAGTGTCTGCGGTCATCATAAGAGAACAGTGTCAGTGGCATAACACACAATTTAATTGAACTCTCTTCACTCTCAGGCACTTCCTGTCCTCTACCCGTCTCTCCGAGCTGTGATCAGCACGCTAACGTTTACCCAGCTGGTTAGCATTCTCCGTGACTTCACCACAGCCTTACCTGACTCCAAAGACTCGCGATTAACGCTGGCTTGCCAAAATAAGGTTTGTATGGGGTTTCTTTATTCCTCCTTCTCTTAATCTGTATTTAATCAGGAATACTGCTGTTGGGCTTTACGTTCTAAAAAAGAGGAACTTAACTTCCAACTTGCTGTTCAAACCTGTTACTGTAGAAACAGTTTATAACCCTCTGATTTTGAAGCTGTACTGCTGCTGCTACTCATGATTCAACTGCATAAATTAAAACTTGCGCTGAAATGTCTCTCTTTTGTAGTTTGGTCTGTCGTTGCTGTACTTGTTGCTTTCGCAAGGTGAAAGACTCCTGACTTCTGACGTCCCCATGGAGCCAAGCATCGGCGATTTCGAAACCTGGCAAGTCTGGATTTTGATTATGATTTGGGATGACATGATTGACCAATAGAAATATAAGGGGATGACGAAACgcacttaaaaaaaaccccccaaaaaaaccctaattttatttttattttttcatattggATCTGAGTACACATTGTCCCctacttacaaacaagttccaTTCAAGGAGCATGTTTGAATTTCAgatctgacaaagtgagtcttgtacaTTTGAGTCAAAGGTGTACAATGTAACGCCTACCAATTCACTATACTAAATCTGTGACTTTTGTGTAGCATGACTTTTCCAcgcaaacatgcacacagatgaTGAGGCACGTTCACTGAGACCGAGCATTGGAAACGATTACGCATGAGCAATCACGAGCTCAGCAAAAAAGCGCCTACAGACTGTTTGTAGTGCAAAAATCTCGCTTGTTTATCAACTTTAAATTTATCACATTTTTGCTCGTTTTGCTAACGAAGTTACTCGCAAaccaaggttttactgtttaaaaaaaatatatttttattactaataaaaaaaaaaaaaaaaacttctacatGAGTATTCACTGCCTTTGCCATGGCACTCtaaattgagctcaggtgcattCCATTTCCCcggatcatccttgagatgccAGCCAagttcagttgattggacatttGAAAAACAcgcctgtctatataaggtcccacagttggcAGTGCATGTCGGAGCACAAACCAAGCCCAGAAGTCTAAAGAATTGTCTGCAGACCTCGCGCACAGGATTTTATTgaggcacagatctggggaaggGTGAAGAGAAATGTCTGCAGCAATGAAGGTCCGGTTGAGCACAGGGGCGAGTTTGGAACCACCAGGACTCCTGCTAGAGTCGGGTCggaggtagcttagtggttaaggcattggattatggttcggaagatcccaggttcaaacctcacaaccaccaagttaccactgttgggcccttgagcaaggccattaaccctcaactgctcagatgtatagtgagaaaaatgtaagtcgctttggataagagcatctgccaaatgcctaaatgtaaatgtagagtCGTCTGGTCAAAGTGAGCGACTGGGGAAGAAGGACCTTGGTCAGGAATGCCACCTGTTACTGCCTTTTACTGAGGTGTGGTTTCTCTTGCCACTCTACCATGCAGGCCTAATTGGTGAAGTACTGCAGAGATGGTGGTtgttctggaaggttctcctctctccacaaaAACACTCGACCTCTTTTagagtgaccatcaggttcttgtATATAGTGAATGAGAACGGGAATGCCTGAAACTTTTTGCTTCTGCACATGCGTGCCTCCACTGGCAGCACTAGCCCGGGCTATTAAAGTGAGTTGTCCTTCCTTTTTCTggaccgtaaaaaaaaaaaaaaaaactgaccgTTCTCCAAGCAGTCAACCCCCCCCTTCCCCATCATATTTTTCTTCCCCAAAGACTTATTGACTTACAAAGACGTGTGCTGTTTCAGACTACAGATGCAACCATGTTATTTGGACTTTTGGATGTAAACCTTCATGACCTGCAAATATGTCCCACCCCCCCAAACAAATTGGAATTGAGCGATCAAACTGGTAATGTAAACGTAGTCTAAAACTAAGAAGGATTTTTGCCTTCCTCTCTACCAGGACGGATACGGTTTTCCATGTAGCGCGGCAGCTGTCCCGGTCATCCCTCATCGAGCCGCTCTGCTTGCCCTCTAACCTGCTCACGCTGTTCTGTCGTTATTTGGACAAACGCACAGTCCAGCAGCTCAAGAACAACATGGAGTAAGTCCCTCCTAGTGTTAAAATgcactcattaaaaaaaaaaaagttggtaaAATCTCAATCAGATTTTCTCAGCTCACATGTCAGTCTGATCCTCCATCAGTGTACACTTGCCTTGCACTACATGCGTTGGATCAGACAGCAGGACTTTTTTCGCTTTGTAAAATTCTGCTTTTCTGTTTCAGGTCCTCAACTGGCTATCTGGCTGTAGGTTCCTGAgaagaaatgtttgttttttttatttattcttttttttttgtttgtttaaaaaccccTCTGTAGCGAGACTCCTCACATGATGATGAAGAATCGGCTCCTTCTGTGGCCAGCAGGTGGTGGTGATCCGCTTACCCATAGTTCTTGGACCTTTAAACCAcgtttgcatatatatatatatatatatatatatatatatatatatatatatatatatatatatatatatatatatatatatatatatatatatatatgcatggaGGGGGAGGAGATCAGCTCTTTGAGTGAAAAATATCAGGATGGATTTAAGTTTCACAAAAAGGCTCTTTGGGTTCTTtcttaaaggagaaaaaaaatgcaatgagccaccttttctttaatttaagagATTCATTTCTACATTTGTCATGTACTTTTCCAGCACTAAgtgaataattgttttatttattatcttcaTTTCATTACTTAAGTGATATTTAAGCACTGTTGTATAGCAtctataaaatgcaaaaaaattaataaatgcaatt
The DNA window shown above is from Clarias gariepinus isolate MV-2021 ecotype Netherlands chromosome 14, CGAR_prim_01v2, whole genome shotgun sequence and carries:
- the patl2 gene encoding protein PAT1 homolog 2 encodes the protein MSDSENPEEKGDSVPEAKWPENGDQWSDGEESGLIQEMVEEDEDIDLYNEETFGLDINAEDLDADPVDLLLLEGNQPSSHHPPSPPEASPPRPKVEIKPQAPASLSEKFRSRRERVGKGQLLDDPAVMRTVEGPPSLKSLDSAIVDCGRSSGWGDLNANTWMMSPYGPTRQAPLLQDKAIVRVIDRSSRGRMPFASPTLRSPLPRTLPQQSPMCPLITRSPLRPQSPFSIKQHYNQPGIYLSPSTPRFHSPKMMPLQFGPNSPRPGPCFSPLPGSLPQRFRFPVLATQLHPQHKRLLSQRPQGFRRKPKDWDQYAEIMSAKEKEWIIKLQMIQLQSENPHQDDYYYQEYYRRLETKLAEEEMLGDRSKREPPKLTTPYVTKTVSYTPVVHIEGSLGQVAVSTCYSPRRAIDAVHGHTVEEQKDIRQQRLEVLSTIEKCYIILLGVEEAERAKASVSDEEERQRRLKTIQRGVEQISSQLCNPGSLESAEEFLPCILVAKGKKLLSRLLPFLSSDASLQVLRAITTHLPVLISRDADEALPVLYPSLRAVISTLTFTQLVSILRDFTTALPDSKDSRLTLACQNKFGLSLLYLLLSQGERLLTSDVPMEPSIGDFETWTDTVFHVARQLSRSSLIEPLCLPSNLLTLFCRYLDKRTVQQLKNNMESSTGYLAVGS